The Miscanthus floridulus cultivar M001 chromosome 17, ASM1932011v1, whole genome shotgun sequence genome has a window encoding:
- the LOC136515891 gene encoding uncharacterized protein, which produces MSRVHGWWVLHPTNGYRNADDADRVIKLEDMRDVFFREIVLSAPPDAADRECVAMAMLGCSTEVAFCRVGVDSAWMLLDTKLEFSMGSIVHCQDKFLAIDCTGEISVYSSNAAGATPTTTLLPSLSPLVGLCHRSYLESNGELHIVGAMVSTFHETQSFTYSSAIYKCNLHDRTSEWSRVRDIGDQTLFVSKYFNENFSETSVSKYKKNKIYMSEPLYGDPYDLQQE; this is translated from the exons ATGTCTAGGGTCCACGGctggtgggtcctccatcccaccaacggctacaGGAACGCGGATGACGCAGATAGAgtcatcaagctagaagacatgagggacgtgttcttccgtgagatcgtgctctcggcgccgcctgacgccgccgaccgcgagtgcgtggccatggccatgcttgggtgctccacggaggtcgcattctgccgggttggagtcgaTAGCGCATGGatgctgctcgacaccaaactggagttctccatggggtccatcgtccactgccaagacaagttcttggcgatcgactgcactggagaaatctccgtctacagcagcaacgccgccggcgctactccaaccACAACACTGCTGCCATCGCTGTCACCACTTGTGGGGCTCTGCCATCGCAGCTACCTAGAATCAAACGGTGAGttgcacattgtgggtgccatggtgagcacgttccacgagacacagagtttcacctacagcagcgcgatctacaagtgcaacctccacgaccgtacgtcggagtggtctagggtgagggacatcggtgatcagacactgttcgtgtctaaaTATTTCAATGAAAACTTCAGTgaaacaagtgtatccaagtacaagaagaacaaaatctacatgtctgagccattgtatggggatccatacgacttg CAACAAGAGTGA
- the LOC136515084 gene encoding translation initiation factor IF-2, chloroplastic-like, with protein sequence MASPASVTNLGSNGRSGPLPAAAAARRAHLVSRISFTGFDGIRRWQYEPGRLCRCMVITNLIEEKGVQFSSRGSVSVKADGDSDLLLKPPQKPVPPQKPVQPNGPPESMKTSSLLDQKSSGATLDDREKVRESLDAVLEKAEKLEASSFGNADGGNLSSRQNNVSSNGPGPTLVEEGGNSRKTKTLKSVWRKGNPVPTVRKVIREQPRTESRSQSIPVAKPSVSSPSKPAPLLLSKPSVAPPPRRPVKSDTSKEKKGPILIDKFASKRAAVDPIVPEELLDPLKPVRRPPAKVRVDRRKKPDTQAGSRRRMPNDDGLVDEDTADVPISGVAVRKGRRWSKAKRRAARLEAMQAEEPVRVEILEVGEEGMLIEDLAYDLAVSESEILRFLSVRGVMLDNVQTLDKDLVKMVCMEYDVEVLESGPVKVEEMAKKKEFLDEEDLDKLEVRPPIVTIMGHVDHGKTTLMDYIRKSKVVASEAGGITQGIGAYQVLVPVDGNPQACIFLDTPGHEAFGAMRARGARVTDICIVVVAADDGVQPQTSEAIAHARAAGAPIIIAINKIDKEGVNAERVMQELSQIGLMPEMWGGDTPMIQISALTGDNVDELLETVMLVAELQELKANPHRNAKGTVIEACLDKAKGPLATLVVQNGTLTKADIIVCGEAYGKIRALYDDRGKLVDKAGPSNAVQVIGLNNVPLAGDEFEVVDNLDVARERANERAEALRLERISAKAGEGKVTLSSIAASVSSAKQTGIDTHELNVILKVDFQGTIEAIRQAIQALPQENVSLRFLLQAPGDVSVSDVDLAVASEGIIFGFNVRAPGSVKNYAKKKSVEIRLYKVIYDLIDDLRNAMEGLLEPAEEEVPIGSAKVRAVFSSGSGKVAGCMITTGKVVQDCNVRVLRKGKEVYVGSLDSLRRVKEAVKEVGAGLECGIGVDDFDEWQEGDIVEAFNTVKKARTLEEASATVTAALKGAGVQL encoded by the exons ATGGCATCTCCTGCTTCCGTCACCAACCTCGGAAGCAATGGGAGGTCTGGCCCACtcccggctgctgctgctgcaaggaGGGCGCACTTGGTCTCAAGGATCAGCTTCACGGGGTTCGACGGCATAAGGCGGTGGCAGTATGAGCCTGGGAGGCTTTGCAGGTGTATGGTCATCACTAATCTGATTGAGGAGAAGGGTGTTCAGTTCTCGTCAAGAGGGAGTGTCAGTGTGAAGGCTGATGGTGACAGTGATCTGCTTCTGAAGCCGCCACAGAAGCCAGTACCACCACAGAAGCCAGTCCAGCCAAATGGACCACCGGAGAGCATGAAAACATCATCACTGCTTGATCAGAAGTCATCAGGGGCAACTTTAGATGACAGAGAGAAGGTCAGGGAGTCATTGGACGCTGTATTGGAGAAGGCGGAGAAGCTTGAGGCCTCGAGCTTTGGTAATGCAGATGGTGGCAACCTTAGTTCAAGGCAGAATAATGTTTCGAGTAATGGCCCAGGACCAACATTAGTGGAGGAAGGTGGGAATTCGAGGAAGACCAAAACACTAAAGAGTGTATGGCGGAAGGGGAACCCTGTGCCAACTGTACGTAAGGTCATTAGAGAGCAACCACGAACTGAAAGTAGGAGTCAGTCTATACCTGTGGCTAAACCTTCAGTGTCATCTCCATCGAAACCTGCCCCTCTGCTACTATCTAAACCTTCTGTAGCACCGCCTCCTCGTCGGCCTGTCAAGTCCGATACATCAAAGGAGAAAAAGGGACCCATCCTTATTGATAAATTTGCTTCCAAGAGGGCAGCAGTTGATCCGATTGTACCTGAGGAATTGTTAGATCCTCTAAAACCAGTGCGACGCCCACCAGCAAAAGTCAGAGTTGATCGTCGCAAAAAACCAGACACACAAGCTGGTTCCCGGCGACGTATGCCCAATGATGATGGATTAGTTGATGAGGATACTGCTGATGTGCCAATTTCTGGTGTTGCAGTGCGCAAGGGTAGGAGGTGGAGCAAGGCAAAACGCCGGGCTGCAAGGCTAGAGGCTATGCAAGCTGAAGAGCCAGTCAGAGTTGAGATCCTTGAAGTTGGTGAAGAAGGTATGCTGATTGAGGACTTGGCATATGACTTGGCAGTTAGTGAATCAGAAATTTTACGATTCTTATCGGTGAGAGGAGTTATGCTTGACAATGTTCAGACTCTGGATAAAGATTTGGTTAAGATGGTTTGCATGGAATATGATGTTGAAGTACTAGAAAGTGGTCCAGTGAAAGTGGAGGAAATGGCGAAGAAGAAGGAGTTCCTTGATGAGGAAGATTTGGATAAATTGGAAGTGAGACCTCCCATTGTGACTATCATGGGACATGTTGATCATGGGAAG ACAACTCTGATGGATTATATACGCAAGAGCAAG GTGGTGGCATCTGAAGCTGGTGGTATTACACAAGGGATTGGAGCATATCAGGTTCTTGTACCAGTAGATGGAAACCCTCAAGCCTGTATTTTTCTGGATACTCCAGGACATGAG GCATTTGGTGCAATGAGAGCTAGAGGAGCTAGAGTAACTGATATCTgtattgttgttgttgctgcggaTGATGGTGTTCAGCCACAAACAAGTGAGGCAATTGCACATGCAAGGGCAGCCGGAGCGCCAATTATAATAGCAATAAACAAG ATAGACAAGGAGGGAGTTAATGCAGAACGAGTTATGCAAGAGCTTTCCCAAATTGGGCTAATGCCAGAAATGTGGGGTGGTGATACCCCAATGATTCAG ATAAGTGCTCTTACTGGGGACAATGTTGATGAACTTCTAGAGACCGTCATGCTTGTTGCAGAG TTGCAAGAATTAAAGGCCAATCCACATAGAAATGCGAAGGGCACTGTTATTGAAGCATGCCTTGACAAGGCCAAAGGGCCTCTTGCTACCTTAGTTGTTCAGAATGGAACCCTAACCAAAGCTGATATTATTGTGTGTGGTGAAGCTTATGGAAAG ATCCGTGCATTGTATGATGACCGTGGGAAGCTCGTTGACAAAGCAGGACCATCCAATGCCGTGCAG GTTATTGGCCTCAATAATGTTCCCCTTGCCGGCGATGAATTTGAGGTTGTTGACAACCTTGATGTTGCACGTGAAAGGGCGAATGAGCGTGCTGAAGCACTGCGCCTAGAAAGGATATCTGCAAAAGCTGGGGAAGGAAAAGTCACGCTTTCATCTATTGCAGCATCGGTTTCATCTGCGAAGCAAACTGGAATTGATACACATGAGCTAAATGTTATCCTTAAAGTTGATTTTCAG GGTACAATCGAGGCCATTAGGCAAGCCATCCAAGCTCTACCACAAGAAAATGTCTCTCTGAGGTTCCTCCTTCAAGCTCCAGGAGATGTGAGTGTTAGCGATGTTGATCTGGCTGTTGCTTCAGAAGGAATTATATTTGGCTTTAATGTCAGAGCACCAGGATCAGTTAAAAACTATGCTAAGAAGAAAAGTGTTGAAATTCGTCTGTACAAAGTGATCTACGATTTGATTGATGATTTACGGAATGCCATGGAAGGTCTTCTTGAACCTGCTGAG GAGGAAGTACCAATTGGTTCTGCAAAAGTTCGAGCTGTTTTTAGTAGTGGCAGTGGAAAGGTGGCTGGCTGCATGATTACTACAGGAAAAGTTGTTCAAGATTGTAATGTTCGGGTTCTCCGCAAAGGGAAAGAAGTATATGTGGGTTCGCTTGATTCCTTGAGAAGGGTAAAAGAAGCTGTAAAGGAG GTTGGTGCTGGGCTAGAGTGTGGTATTGGTGTAGATGACTTCGATGAATGGCAGGAAGGTGACATCGTAGAGGCATTCAATACTGTGAAGAAGGCAAGAACCCTCGAGGAGGCCTCTGCTACCGTGACTGCCGCGCTCAAGGGTGCAGGTGTCCAGCTGTAG